The DNA segment GCTATGGTCTGGAGTGCGAGTATTGCTTCCGCCGCTATGGGAATTGGATCAACGGTCTGGTGTGGCGATGCCCCGTGGCCGCCCTTACCGATTATCCGTGCCTTGAATATGCCCGCACCGGCCATGAACGGGCCTTCCCTTATCCCTATCACCCCGCTGGGCATGTCGATCCACACGTGGAGGCCGAACACTGCATCCACTCCTTCAAGTGCACCGCCCTCTATCATCTTCACCGCTCCGTTGCCGCCCTCCTCGGCCGGCTGGAAGATTAGCCTCACCCTGCCGTTGAGCTCATCGATATGCTCGGCTATTATCTTCGCCGCCCCGAGGAGCATGGCCGTGTGGGCATCGTGTCCGCAGGCGTGCATCTTTCCGGGAATCCTGGATTTATAGGGAACGTCATTCTCCTCCTGAACTGGCAGGGCGTCCATGTCGGCCCTTAGGGCTATCGTCTTCTTACCCTCGCCGATGTCCGCTATTATCCCGGTTCCGACACGTTTAATGGAGTATCCCCACTCGCGCAGGTGTTCTTCCACTATTCTTGAGGTTCTCTCCTCCTCGTACTTGAGCTCCGGGTGCATGTGGAAGTCCCTTCTCCAGGCTATTATCTCCCCCCTAATCTTCAGGGCTTCTTCGAGCGGGTTCATGGTCTCACCTGGACTTAAAATTGTAAAACCCCCATATTAACTTTTCGATGAGTGTCTTAATGAATGCCACGACTCTTAGGGACTCTCAGAAAACCACTCACTCTTTGCCAGTGCTGGAACTTTGCCTGTGCAAAGTTTCGTCGAGGTTTGTGATTCTTTCGTGGATTGCTGTTTGGAGAGGTTTTCACTTGAATTGGCAGTTCTGTTTGGGATTCTTTTGGCCTACGCGTCTAAAATGGGTTCGGGCTTTTTAGCGCTCCTTCGGAGCGCGTTGACGTCGAACCCGTTGAAGAACGCCCTTTCGACATGAACCCAAAGTACACCCAGCCACTAAAACAAAAAATCCCCTAAGGACTGACCACTCAAAAGGAATCACGACCTTTTGATCAAACTTTTCGCCAGAAAAGTTTCTATGGTGGGCCCGCGGGGATTCGAACCCCGGACCTCCACCTTGTCAGGGTGGCGTCATAACCAGTCTAGACCACGGGCCCAACCCAAGGATGGTGGACCGGCCGGGATTTGAACCCGGGGCCTCCGCCTTGCCAAGGCGGCGCTCATACCAGGCTGAGCTACCGGCCCACACCCAACAGCTCCGCACGGCCCTAAAACCCGGCTCTCATCTCTCTCCGGGCCTACCCGTGCGGGCATTTACCTATCATCGGGTGGGCTTTATAAACTTTACGCTTTGCTCCCTTGCCTCTATGTTCCCCTCCGAGCGTTTTGAAGGTAAGAGCGCCCAACTGACGGCAGGTCTTGTGAACGTTGGTTAGCTGAAGTACATGGAATCCAGGATAAGGTTTATAAGACTCCCCCCCAACCAACCGTGAGGCGAGACCGGTGGGGCGGGAGATAACCGAGGAAAAGCTTCAGAAGTACTTTAAAATCACCGCTGAAGCGCTGGAGACCCTTGAAATAGCTGTTCATGAGAAGAGCCTTTTGAGGGGAGTTGCCCAGGACTTTCTCACCATGGCGAGGAGCTATTTTGAGGACGCCAAATACTACTACGAGAAAGGCGACTATGTAACTGCCTTTGCCGCGCTCAACTATGCCCACGGTTTTATAGACGCAGGTGTAAGGCTGGGAGTCTTTAAGGGAGAGGACGACAGGCTGTTTGCCTTTGGCTGAGGTGGGAGCTATGGGAGACTACGTTGTTGTTTTGGAGGCACCCATTATAGTGAGGGACGTCGAGACGAGCGAGGACGCGATAAACGTCGCGGTGAGCAAGGTCGCAAAGGCGCTCAACAAGGAAAAGCTCGACTTTGTGAGGGTTGAGATAGGCTACTCCCAGTGCCCTGTCTGCGGGGCCCACTTCGAGAGTGCCTTCGTTATAGGTTCTGTCGGCCTGGTTGGGATGTATCTCACGATAAAGGTTTACAACGCTCAAACCATCGAGCACGCTGAGAGAATAGCCAAGGCAGTCATCGGAAAGGCCCTCAAGAAGGTTCCGCTTAAGGTCTATGAGATAAGGGAACTTACAGAGGAGGAAGAGGGCGACGGGGTCGAATTAGACTGACGGCCTTTTTTCTTGATTTTCCTTTAGTGGTGTGTCCAGGTAAACCCCTAGCGCGCCGAGACTGCTGAGAAGGTATCTCAGGCTCCCGGTAATGAGCATCATGAAGGGCGTGCCGAGACCAAGGTATGTGGTGTACCCGACAATGGCTAAGGTCTCAACGACCGAGAGCCCAAGTCCCAGTGTGAAGTATCCCCCGGGGTTGCCCTTCGCCACCCTCCAAATCTCCCCAACGGGAGCTATGTTCCCCGTGAAGTAATAAGCTGGAACTACGAGGGCGAATGCGGGGGAAGCAATGAGGCCTGTTATGAAGCCTCCAAAGGGTCCTAAAAGCGCTATCGGTATTGCAAGTAGTATTAGGACTAGAATCATTACGAAGAAAACCAGTATTTCCGAGGTCACCAGCGCCGGGAGCGAGCGGAGTCCCGATAGAATTGAGTCTGAAATCCTCTTTTCGTTCTCTCTAGGTAACTCGACGGCAAAATCCACCATCGCGTAGCTGAACCACAGGAACGACAGAAATTCGAATATAACAAAGATTACAAAGGTGGGCAGTTCTTCCCGGAGGTTTTTCTTCGCCTCTAGGTACTCGTAGTAGGTGTCCTCGTAGACGCTGAGGCCGTCCACATTAACTGTTTGCTCGTTGGGTCTGTAGTAGTCTTCGTCGCACTTCATCCCATGCGAACCGAAGAAGTCGGGGTCGGCGTTAAAGACGTTGTGGCAGACTATGGCCTCGTTTTCCCTGAGCATTCGCTCCCTGATATGCTTGAGCCTCGAATAGTCCTGAAGGAATCCGTTTATGAGGGGGAACGGCAGTGCATAGGTCACCAGAAGTGCTACGGCTAGCAGGGCGAGAAATTTTCTATTCCTGAGTGTTGCTAATACATCCAGGTTGACGGTTTTCATAGTTACACCGATAGATAGTATTGATGTGGGCCTTTTAAGCTTTTCTTACCTCCCACCAACAAAGCTTTTAAGCACTCACCAATCAACCAACGACATAACCTGTGGAGGTTTTGCCATGACAAAGTTCATCTTCGTCACGGGTGGTGTGGTCAGCGGTCTCGGGAAGGGGATAACGAGCGCATCCCTCGGGATGCTCATGAAGGCTCGCGGTTTCAGAACAACTAACGTTAAGATAGACCCCTACCTCAACTACGACGCCGGAACCATGAACCCCTACCAGCACGGAGAGGTCTTTGTTCTCGATGACGGAGGCGAGGTTGACCTCGACCTCGGCAACTACGAGCGCTTTCTCGATACGAACCTCACCTTTGACCACAACATAACAACGGGTAAGGTCTACTCCGCCGTCATTGAGAAGGAGAGGAAGGGTGAATACCTCGGCGCCACTGTCCAGGTCATTCCCCACATCACCAACGAAATAAAGGAGCGCATAAGGACTATAGCGAAGGACTACGACGTCGTTGTGGTGGAGATAGGCGGGACCGTTGGCGACATAGAGAGCATGCCCTTCCTTGAGGCAGCCCGCCAGATGCAGCTTGAAGAGGGCAGAGATAACGTCGCCTTCGTCCACGTCACCTACGTGCCGAAGCTCAAAGTCGTCGGCGAGCAGAAGACCAAACCTACCCAGCACAGCGTCAAGGAACTGAGAAGCCTTGGAATCCAGCCCGATGCCATAGTGGCCCGCTCCGAGGATCCTCTGGAGGAAAACGCGAGAAGAAAGATAAGCCTCTTCACCAACGTTCCGCCAGAGGCCGTCATAAGTGCCTACGATGTTGAGGACACATACGAGGTTCCGCTCATGCTCGAAAAGGAGGGCCTGGCCAGGTACATCACCAAGAGGCTCGGCCTTCCCGAGAGGGAGCCGGAACTCGATGCATGGCGTGAGATGGTCGAGAGGTACAAGTCCCTTGAGGATACTGTTGAGATTGCCATAGTGGGCAAGTACGTCAAGCTCGCCGACTCTTACCTGAGCATAAAGGAGGCGTTAAAGCATTCCAGCGTTGCCAACGGCGTGAAGGTCAAAATACGCTGGGTGGAGGCCGAAGACCTTGAAAGGCACGGCTTCAAGCTCCTCGAAGGTGTTGACGGCATAATCGTTCCCGGCGGCTTCGGCGCGAGGGGAACGGAGGGCAAGATGATGGCCGCCCGCTACGCGAGGGAAAACGACATACCTTTCCTAGGGATATGCTTCGGCTTCCAGCTCACGGTTGTTGAGTTTGCCCGCAACGTTCTGGGGCTGAAGGGTGCGCACTCCACCGAAATTGACCCCCGGACACCGTATCCGGTTGTTGACCTCATGCCCGAACAGCGCGACCTGGACAGGCTCGGCGGGACGATGAGGCTCGGTGCCTATCCGGTCAGGATAAAACCGGGAACCCTCGCAATGAAACTCTATGGGAAGGAGCTGGTCTACGAGCGCCACAGGCACCGCTGGGAGGTCAACCCGGAGTACATAGAGAAGTTTGAGGAGGCCGGGCTGGTATTCAGCGGAATAGCCGGGGACGACGGTAGGAGGATGGAGATACTTGAACTTCCGGAGAAGAGCTACTTCATCGCTACTCAGTTCCACCCGGAGTTCAAGTCAAGGCCTATGAACCCGGCACCGGTCTTCAGAGGGCTCGTGAAGGCGGCAAAAGAAAAGAAAGGCCTTTAAACATCGATTCCAAGCTCAAGCAACTCCTCGTCAACTTTTTTTAGTTCTTCCATCTTCTGTATTTCCCTGTAAAACGCCACCCCGGCAGTCCATATGAAGAGGTACAGCAGGGCGTCGAAGGGTGCCTGAAGGAACGCCGAGACGTAGAGGGCCATGTTCTCCGGAAGCACCATCCGCGTTACGAAGGCTATTGGACTTGCCACCATCATTATGGCGATAACTCCAACCCCAAGGAGCACTCCGAAACCTATGGTTGAGAGGACGTTCCTGAAGGCCGCTCCAAAGGCCTCAAAGGCCGCCCCAATGCTTCTCCTGTCCACGTAGAACGGGACTGCAAGGGAGGACAGGCCGAGGGCGAAAGCTACACTCGCAAATATCAAAATGATACCCAGTAACACCAAGACCGCTCCAGCGGGAAGGAAAAGGGCCCCAAGCACTATTGGAACGGCGGCAACGCCTATGAAAACCATCATTATAAGGCCGTAGACGAAGTTTATCAAGATAACCCCGGGGAAGTGCTTCAGGCCTTCCATCATAAGACTGCCGAGGGAGTATTCTTCACCGTTCAGATGCATGAATACCCCTTTCGTGATTCCATATTCAAAAATCGCTCCAACGATTAGGGCGATGACGGAATAGATGATAATCCCCTTGAGGAGCTCTATTAGCATGTCCACTTCGTTTCCGTCTATTGGTGTTCCATATTCCTCAATTATGACGTTCCCCTTCTGCATACTCGTTTGATTATACTCGTAGCCGATGTCACCGGGAATTAGGTACGCCCCCAGGGGAGCCATCATGAGGCTCATGAGCAATACAAGCAGGTATAGCCTCTTGTTCCTGATGACGAGTGAGAACGCGTTCGTGAAGGCTTCGATCGCTCCCATACCACCACCTGATGAAGTAATGGGGACAAGGATTTAAAAATTCTTCCAGAAAAGCTTATAAACGAACCCCCCAAAGTGGCGATAGGTTGAGTATTAAGCTCATGAGGTGAGATAAATGGCTATCTGGCAGGGAAGGTCACTCAAGAAGCCTTCAGGCGGAAGGATTATCCTCGCTAGGAAGAAGAGGAAGAGGGAGCTCGGAAGGGAGCCGGCTTTCACCAAGGTCGCTGAGGAGCGGGAGAAGAGGAAGATAATCAGAACCTACGGTGGAAACCGGAAGGTCAGGCTTATCGAGGCCCTCTACGCCAACGTCTTCGAGAACGGCAAGGGCAAGAAGGTCAAAATCATCAGGGTTATTGAGAACCCCGCCAACAGGCAGTACGTCAGGAGAAACATAATCACCAAGGGTGCCATCATAGAGACCGAGGCCGGAAAGGCCATCGTCACCAGCAGGCCCGGCCAGGACGGCGTCGTCAACGCTGTCCTGATAAAAGAAGAGAGCGCCTGAATTCTTTTCTCCTTTTAAATACCATCGTTAGGTACCGTTAACCCTAAAAACTTTACGCTACCGTTAACTTCTCTGGCTTTACGGGGTTTAACGAAGATAAAAGAAGCGTGGGTCAGAGCTCAAACTCCTCCCTGTACTTTCTCAGCTCCTTCTCCATTATTCTCCTCGTCTGCTCCTCGACCATGGGCTTTACGAGCTCTATGACGCGCTCCTTCAGCTCATCCAGACCTTCACCGTTCAGGGCCGAGATTCTGAGGGGTTCGAGCCCCTTGGAGCGGACGAAGGCCTCAACAGTCTTTATTTTCTCCTCGTCCGCTATGTCCACCTTGTTGAGGACGACTATGAACGGAAACTCGCCGAACTCACTGTATATTTCCTCAAACAGATGCATCTGCTCTTCTACTGGGTATCCGCAGTACTCGCTCGGGTCGAAGATGTAGACGATGACCCTTCCGAGGTGCTTTAAAGCCAAGATGGCCTGCCTCTCAACCTCGTTCCTCTCGCTCAGCGGCCTGTCGAGAAGGCCGGGTGTGTCTATAACCTGGTACTTGAGGTAGTGCTCCTCGAACTGGCCGACGTTTATGCCCTTTGTGGTGAAGGGATAGCTCGCAACCTCTGGCTTGGCGTTGGTCAGGGCCCTCAGAAGGGTGCTCTTGCCCACGTTGGGGTGGCCGGCGATGACGACCGTCGGAAGCTCAAGGTCAACGACCGGAAGGTCCTTCAGCACGTTTCTTGCCCGGTTGAGGTATTCAAGGTCGTCCGCTGTGTCCCTTAATATGTCTGCAACGCGGCCGTAGAAGCTCCTCCTGAGCCTGGCTATCTCATTTGGATCCCTTTCATACCTTATCTTTTCAACATAGCGCTGCTCCAGGTTCCTTATCGTCTTTATCGCCCAGTTGACCCTCGCAAGAGAGCGGTGGAACTGATCCCTGTCAACGAGCGTGTCAACCAGCTCCCTGTAGAACGCTGGCAGTTCCGAAACTCCCGGCGTTCTGTCCAGGAGCTTTCTGAGGTTGTCCCTCACAACGTTGGAGACAGTCCTAACCCTGAGCTCCTCCCTCTGTCTCGCCTTGGCCCTCGGGCCACCTTTTGGGGTGAATGCTGAAGCGGCCTTTTCGGCCCTTCTGAATGCCTTGTCAATGAGCTCGTCAGCGGTAAGCACGGTCGGCATTTTTTCGAACGGGTTCTTCATCTCTCCCACCTCTCCTTTTCTCTCGCGGTGCTTAGCTTTTCGGCTGGGTATTTAAAGGTTCGCTAAAGCTCGATGGTCTTGCCCACGTGCAGCGGCTCTATCCTACCACCGAGCCTGCTCTTCAGATATGCGTATGAATCGATGCCCGTTCAGTGGCCGGCGTAGAGCTTTTCGACATCTGTTCTCCCGGCGATTTCATCGAGAGTCTCCTTTTTGGCCCCCTTAAGGTGAAACCCTCCGATGAGGGCTTTAACCGGTTTCCCGCTGACGTCTTCCGCGTGCCACGCTATGTTAAGAACTCCGGAGTGACCGCAGCCCGTTATCACAGCCACACTCTCACCCAGATCCACTATAAGGGCGATGTCGTCCGGAATCGAGTCCATTTGTAGTTTCCCTCTTTCCTCGATGTAGCCCACCGTCCTATCCCACGTGCGCCTGAGTATTTCTCCAGAGCTCCAGAATCCCGGCGCAAATTCGAAAGGCTTTTCCTTGAGAAAGAACTCCGCCCCGAGTTCCTCCAGCTCGCCCCTGCTGAAAGGTATGCCTATCTCTCTCCGCCTTGGCTTCATGGAGATTCTTTTTGTGAACACTCCGGGATGGGCGATGACTTTTTTCTTTTCACAAGCCTCGCCCTTCAGGGCGGGGAGGAGGTCAGCCCTTCATGTTCGACGAGGACGGAAAAGCCATGCGCACCAAGGAGACCTTTTTGAATCCCGAATGGTTTTCGTAGGTTACCGTGAGTTTCATCACACCCCCTCGAAAAGTTTATGTTCTTGGGAGTTAAAACCCTTGGTGTGGTTGCCATGGTCAACATCGGTGAATACATAGCTCCCCTGGTTTCGGGCGTTGTCGTGGCGCTCTCATCCTGGCTTCCCACCAGTCCGGAGGGTTATTCAATCATGGGATTTCTGGAAGGTGTAACGCCGGCCTATGTGGACTACCTTGTTCCTGCGTATCTCGGTGTGACGTTTGCTGTGCTGTTTTACTTTAAGGAGAAAATCGCGCTTGGGTCTCAGAGGGCCCTGCGCAGGAGTCTTGACCCGGACGTGAAATATCTTCTATACACCACCCTCTTTACACTCCTTATCGGTTATCCCCTGCTGGTTGGTCTGGGGGTGGTCATCGATCCTAAGGTTTCCGACTTCATCAACGCCCTTCTCGGATTTGCGATCTTTCTGTTCGCTCTCTTCATGGGTCGCTTCCGCCCTCTCCTGGGTGGGGCTAAGGAGAAAATCAAGGAGGACGACGGGGCGACCCTTGTGGACTCCATAGTTTCCGGCCTGCTGCAGGGAGGGACGCTGATGGGCGGCTTTTCAAGGAGCGGATTCGTGTTCTTCGGCCTAGTCGTTACGGGGGTCACCCCCAAGAAGGCCCTTGAACTGAGTTTTCTTATAGCCCCTGTCTATTTCATACTGAAGCTCGCCTTCGTAGGTGGATGGGATCCGGCGCTTCCTGTTCCACTGCTCTTTGCGGCCTTTCTATCGGCATTCGTGACAAGCATAGTTACGATGAAGGGCCTTCTTAGGGCCGTTGAAGTTTTCGGGGAGAGAGTGTTCCTCGCCCTCTTTGGCCTGATACCTGTGTTCGTCTATTTAGTGGGGGTGGTTCTGTGAAGGGCGTAATCCTCGCGGCTGGAAAAGGGGAAAGGCTTCGTCCTCTGACGGATGACAGGCCAAAGGTCATGCTCAAAGTCGCAAACAGACCGATAATTGAGTACGTGCTTGAGAATCTGGATCCCTTTGTGGATGAATTCATAATAATCGTCCGCTATGAAAAGGAAAAGCTGATCGATGGCCTTGGGGACGAGTTCAATGGGAAGCCTATGACATATGTTGACCAGCTCCCTGGCGAAGGCACCGCCAAGGCCATAGAATCAGCCCGGGAGCAGATTGGCGATGAGGAGTTTATAGTCGCCAACGGAGATATATACTTCGAGATAGAGGGAGTGAAGGAGCTCGTTGGAGCGTTCAAGAGGGAAAAGGCAGACGCCGCGCTTCTGGTGAAGGAGTTTGACGATCTGAGTCATTTCGGTAAGGTCGAGGTCAGGGAAAACCTCGTCTCCATGGTGAGGGAGAAGCCGGGCAGTGTTTCCGGCTATGCAAACCTCGGTGTCTATATCTTCAAACCCGACGTCTTTGAGTTCCTTCAAAAAACCCCCCTCAGCAAACGCGGGGAGTATGAGATAACAGACACTATCAACCTCATGATAGGGGACGGAAAACGGGTTGCCTACGCGGTTTATTCCGGCTACTGGAACGACGTTGGCAGGCCGTGGAATCTTCTGGAGCTCAACGAATACCTCCTGAAGAACAAGCTGAAGCACAGCATCAGGGGTATAGTTGAGGAAGGCGCCACGGTAGTTCCACCTGTGGAGATAGGTGAGGGGACCGTCGTAAGGAGCGGGGCGTACCTCATTGGGCCGGTGAAGATAGGAAGAAACTCCCGCATCGGCCCCAACTGCTTCATAAGGCCCTACACAAGCATCGGCGACAACTGCCATATAGGCAACGCTGTGGAGGTCAAGAACTCGATAATAATGGACAACAGCAACGCTCCCCACCTAAACTACGTCGGCGACTCAATAATCGGGGAGAACACAAACCTCGGTGCCGGCACCATCACGGCAAACCTGAGACACGACAAGGGCACCATAAAGGTCGAGGTCAAAGGAAAACTTGAGGACTCCGGGAGGAGGAAGCTCGGAGCCATAATCGGCCACAACGTCAAGGTCGGCATAAACGTGAGCATATATCCCGGAAGGAAGATAGGGAGCAACTCGTTTGTTGGGCCTGGGGTGATAGTCGATAGAAACGTTCCCAGCGGGAGTCTCGTGGTCATGAAACAGGAGAAGGCGGTGATGAAAAGATGAATCTGGAAGCCGCCGTCCCCTATGTTAATTTTTTCTCTAGGTGGGTTCTGTTCATCGCCGTTGCGTACAAGGCTTATCAGACCCGCGACAAGGGCTGGGTTCTTCTGAGCACGGCGTTCTTCATAAACGCTCTGGACGTTGAGAGCTATATATTCAGGCCCCTCGGAATTCACATGGCCCATGAGGCGTACAGGGTTGCCTCGCAGATACCGAACTTCTTTATAGCGACCCTTCTCCTCTGGGGGGCCATCCACCTCAAATACGCTACGAGCAAGCTCAAGCATGTCGTCTTAATCTCGGTGTTTCTGGCCGCTTCGTACGTATGGCTGTTCCTGCTGGCGGCCAACGTTTTCAATGACAACTTTGTGGTGGAAACGGTATTTCCGGCTTTTGCCTACAGCTTTGCCCTCATATACTTCAGCAGGATCTTGATTGAGAAGGAGATATCAACCCGCAGTATAGATTCGCTTTTCCCGTGGGGACTGATACTTCTGGGTCTCCTCAACTTTACATATCCAGTAGTCAGGAACGTTGAGTGGCTGGCCCCAAGCGCCTTTTTCCTTGGTGCTGTTTTCAGACTTGTTGCCGCGGTTGGCGCGTTTAAGTTCGTCTTCATACCGTTTCCCCCGGCAGAAACCCAACCTCCATCTTCCAAGACACCTCATCCGGGGGCTTTTGTATACCCCTCCAAAGAGAAGGTCTCGGAGAAGTTTGGAAATATCAAAGCACTCCCAAACCTGATTGTGATAACCCGGGAGGAGCTTGACAGTATCAGGGGAAAACTTCATCCGAGCGCTCTGGTGTTCTGGGTTACGAGGGTGATTGAGGGGGAGATACATAAGTTCCCCGAAATATACGCGATAAGCCCAACCAAGATCGACATACTGACCGACCTGATAGCCAAGGCAGTAGAAAGCGGCTACCGCGTCCTGTACATAGACGCCGTGGAGTACTTGATAATAGAGAACGGCTTTGAAAACACCCTGAAGTTCCTTCTAAATGTAAAGGATCGCCTGCTGGTAGCGAACGGGACTATAATACTGGTGGTGGATCCAGAGGCCTTGGATCCCCTGCAGAGAAGAATTTTAGAAAGAGAATTTCCGGGGGAGTAATCCCCTCATTCCAGTCCCATCTTTTCCAGGAAGCGCTTGTAGTAGTGGGTGTCCTTCTCAAGCTCGGCCTTCTGAAGGAGCTGTCTTTCGATCGCCCTGAGGGCGTCATGGACGGCCTGTATTGCACCCCAGGTTTCACCCGTCGCTATGAACACTCCCCTGTCGGTGACAACGCGCATCCTGGCCTGGTAGAGGTGAACTCCCCTGAAGCGCTCGTTAAAGCGCCTGATGTAGAGGTAGATTATGCCCTCCTGCCCGAGGAGGTCCTCGTAGCCGTCAACGAAGCGCCTTACGTCCTCTATTATTCTCTCCCTGGTAAAGTCGCTGAGTACTGAGGCGTCACCGCCCAGCTGTAGGTAGAAGCGAACCTCCTTCTCGACCATCCTTGATATGGGCAGCAGCATGTCTTTGACCGTGAGAACGCCCTTAACCCTGTTGTTCTCGTCGACGATTATCAGGCCGTCAATGTCGTTCTCTATCATCGTGGCGATGGCCTCTCTGAGCTTGGCGTCGGGGGATATTGTTATGACCCCCCTTATCATGACGTCGCGGAGCTGCATGCTGAACGGGGGTATCTTTTCTCCCGCAACCTCACCGTACTGGGCCCTGAAGCGGGGCTTGATGAACCTTATGATGAGGTCGTGGAGCGTGACAAGGCCTTCGAGCTTGCCCTCCTCGTTGACTATCGGTATCCTTGATATCGCATGGTCGCGCATCGTTGCAAGTGCCTTTGCTACGGTATCGTCGGGCCTGAGGGTTATGACGTCCTTGGTCATGACCTCTTCGACCTTCCTCTTTCCGAACTCCCCTCCTGCTACCCTCTTGAGCAGTTCTATATCGCTTATGACTCCAATGATTTCAGCCTTGCTCTCCCCAACCGGGAGGGAGCGCAGGTCAACCTCAATCATGAGCTTGGCGGCCTTGCTAAGGTCCTCATCCGGCTTGATCACCGGGGCGGTCTTGTAGACGTCCCTAACCTTGGCCTTGGTTGGGTCCCACTTGAGGTGGGAGCGTACTATAAGGTCCTGGGTCAGGACTCCTTTGTACAGGTTTCCGTCGAAGACCAGAATAAGGTCGGGGTCTTCCTTCTCAAAGATTCCGATCGCCTCAGAAAGCGGGGCGTCGATGTCTATTTTCTGGAACCTGTCGGTCATAACCTCCTGAACAAGAATACCGACCATTTCTGCCACCTCCTTTCACTTATTATTAGGGCGGCCGAGAATTTAAACCTTTGCAACCGGGAGATTTTTAGTTAATTCGAGTTAATAAATTTTTCGCGGAAAGATTTATAAGACCCCACCGAGAACTCCCAACCGCGCCGGGGTAGCCTAGCCTGGGAAGGCGCGGGACTCGAGATCCCGTGGGCGTCCGCCCACCAGGGTTCAAATCCCTGCCCCGGCGCCAACTGCCGGGCCCGTGAGGGGTTCATCCCTTCCCGTCAATTCTAACAGTAATTCCCGTCTGTCTTGAAGCCATTGAGCAGAAAAGAAAAGAGATTCAGGTCGTTATATACACCCCGTCCTTTTCCACTATAACCGTGTGCTCGAACTGGCTCACCAGACCGCCGCGGACTTCCCTGAGTATCTGGTAGCTGTACACGGCACCAGCCCTGTCCAGCTGGGCCAGGGCCAGTTTGAGCTGTCCCTCTGGCATGAACCCCTGTAGCCAGCGGTAGGCAAAGGGGAGCCCGTTGTACTCCTTCTTTATGTGCATGAGAAGCCTCCTGGCCTGTGCCATCCGTACCGGCCTGTCGCGGATGTGCATGAATATAAGCGCAGGGGGGACCTCGATAACCTGTCCGGCACCGGTGGTTGCGAAGGGCTCTATTGCAATGACGTCCCCCTCCCTGAGGACGTAGGTGTCTGCAGGGCGGTAGATGTTTGGTATGCTTATGCCGGAGTGAAGCTTGTAGCGCTCTATCTTGTGGCCGCTGAGGTTGACTATCGGGTTGAAGCCGTAGCCCCGTATTGTTTCCTCTATGGCCTTCCCAATCTCGCTGATTTTGACGCCCGCGCGTATCACGCTGATGGCGTTTTCGAGGGCTTCCTTTGATGCCGCCATTAAGTCGTCTTCCTCCATACCAACCCTGAACGTTACTGCCGTGTCTGCTATGTACCCATCAACGTGGACACCTATGTCCACCTTGAGGTAGTCTCCCTCTTTAAGTACGGTGTTATCACCTTTGTATGGGGTGTAGTGGGCCGCGATTTCGTTTATTGAGAGATTACAGGGGAAGGCAGGTTTTCCCCCAAGTTCCACTATGCGCCTTTCCACGAACTCAGCAATATCGTAGAGCTTTACTCCGGGTTTTATCATGTCTGAGACTTCTTTCTTTACCCGCCTTGCTATCTCTCCCGCCTTTATGAGAGCATCTCTCTCCTCCACTTTTTATCACCGGGATAAAAAGGCCACATATCCCCTTAAA comes from the Thermococcus thioreducens genome and includes:
- the glmU gene encoding bifunctional sugar-1-phosphate nucleotidylyltransferase/acetyltransferase encodes the protein MKGVILAAGKGERLRPLTDDRPKVMLKVANRPIIEYVLENLDPFVDEFIIIVRYEKEKLIDGLGDEFNGKPMTYVDQLPGEGTAKAIESAREQIGDEEFIVANGDIYFEIEGVKELVGAFKREKADAALLVKEFDDLSHFGKVEVRENLVSMVREKPGSVSGYANLGVYIFKPDVFEFLQKTPLSKRGEYEITDTINLMIGDGKRVAYAVYSGYWNDVGRPWNLLELNEYLLKNKLKHSIRGIVEEGATVVPPVEIGEGTVVRSGAYLIGPVKIGRNSRIGPNCFIRPYTSIGDNCHIGNAVEVKNSIIMDNSNAPHLNYVGDSIIGENTNLGAGTITANLRHDKGTIKVEVKGKLEDSGRRKLGAIIGHNVKVGINVSIYPGRKIGSNSFVGPGVIVDRNVPSGSLVVMKQEKAVMKR
- a CDS encoding DUF835 domain-containing protein — encoded protein: MNLEAAVPYVNFFSRWVLFIAVAYKAYQTRDKGWVLLSTAFFINALDVESYIFRPLGIHMAHEAYRVASQIPNFFIATLLLWGAIHLKYATSKLKHVVLISVFLAASYVWLFLLAANVFNDNFVVETVFPAFAYSFALIYFSRILIEKEISTRSIDSLFPWGLILLGLLNFTYPVVRNVEWLAPSAFFLGAVFRLVAAVGAFKFVFIPFPPAETQPPSSKTPHPGAFVYPSKEKVSEKFGNIKALPNLIVITREELDSIRGKLHPSALVFWVTRVIEGEIHKFPEIYAISPTKIDILTDLIAKAVESGYRVLYIDAVEYLIIENGFENTLKFLLNVKDRLLVANGTIILVVDPEALDPLQRRILEREFPGE
- a CDS encoding CBS domain-containing protein → MVGILVQEVMTDRFQKIDIDAPLSEAIGIFEKEDPDLILVFDGNLYKGVLTQDLIVRSHLKWDPTKAKVRDVYKTAPVIKPDEDLSKAAKLMIEVDLRSLPVGESKAEIIGVISDIELLKRVAGGEFGKRKVEEVMTKDVITLRPDDTVAKALATMRDHAISRIPIVNEEGKLEGLVTLHDLIIRFIKPRFRAQYGEVAGEKIPPFSMQLRDVMIRGVITISPDAKLREAIATMIENDIDGLIIVDENNRVKGVLTVKDMLLPISRMVEKEVRFYLQLGGDASVLSDFTRERIIEDVRRFVDGYEDLLGQEGIIYLYIRRFNERFRGVHLYQARMRVVTDRGVFIATGETWGAIQAVHDALRAIERQLLQKAELEKDTHYYKRFLEKMGLE
- the map gene encoding type II methionyl aminopeptidase, with the translated sequence MEERDALIKAGEIARRVKKEVSDMIKPGVKLYDIAEFVERRIVELGGKPAFPCNLSINEIAAHYTPYKGDNTVLKEGDYLKVDIGVHVDGYIADTAVTFRVGMEEDDLMAASKEALENAISVIRAGVKISEIGKAIEETIRGYGFNPIVNLSGHKIERYKLHSGISIPNIYRPADTYVLREGDVIAIEPFATTGAGQVIEVPPALIFMHIRDRPVRMAQARRLLMHIKKEYNGLPFAYRWLQGFMPEGQLKLALAQLDRAGAVYSYQILREVRGGLVSQFEHTVIVEKDGVYITT